In Naumovozyma castellii chromosome 1, complete genome, one DNA window encodes the following:
- the VPS1 gene encoding dynamin-like GTPase VPS1 (ancestral locus Anc_2.511), with the protein MDEHLISTINKLQDALAPLGGGSQSPIDLPQITVVGSQSSGKSSVLENIVGRDFLPRGTGIVTRRPLVLQLINRRSKKEKEAAPQANTKNDVSKQLLDLDLQDDADKKEAPASDKTKKGEKGATSQSEDNAEEWGEFLHLPGKKFFNFDEIRQEIVRETEKVTGTNVGISSIPINLRIYSPYVLTLTLVDLPGLTKVPVGDQPPDIEKQIKNMLLKYISKPNAIILSVNAANTDLANSDGLKLAREVDPEGTRTIGVLTKVDLMDQGTDVIDILAGRVIPLRYGYIPVINRGQKDIEGKKTIRSALEDEKRFFEEHPSYSSKAHYCGTPYLAKKLNSILLHHIRQTLPDIKAKIENTLKKYQNELISLGPETMDSSNSIVLSMITDFSNEYSGILDGEAKELTSQELSGGARISFVFHEVFKNGVDSLDPFDQIKDSDIRTIMYNSSGSAPSLFVGTQAFEVLVKQQIKRFEEPSLRLVNLVFDELVRILKQIITQPKYARYPALREAISNEFIDFLKESMIPTNKFVTDIIDAEQTYINTAHPDLLKGSRAMAMVEERLHPPRQIALDPKTGKPLPQQQQQQQNPSNDVLVSEDKNGFFGGFFTTKNKKKLAALESPPPVLKATGQMTERETTETEVIKLLIESYFGIVKRTVADIIPKALMLKLIVKSRTDIQKVLLEKLYSSGQLKDLTKENELTIQRRKECNRMVDILRNASEIVSSV; encoded by the coding sequence ATGGATGAACACTTGATTTCCACAATTAACAAATTGCAGGATGCATTGGCTCCTTTAGGAGGAGGTTCGCAATCTCCCATCGATTTGCCTCAGATTACCGTGGTGGGTTCGCAATCCTCTGGTAAGTCTTCCGTCTTGGAAAACATTGTTGGGAGGGATTTCTTACCACGTGGTACTGGTATTGTCACTAGAAGGCCTTTGGTTTTGCAGTTAATTAATAGAAGATCCaagaaagagaaggaaGCTGCGCCTCAAGCGAATACCAAGAACGATGTTAGTAAACAATTATTGGATTTGGACTTACAAGACGATGCTGATAAGAAGGAGGCTCCAGCTTCTGATAAGACTAAGAAGGGTGAAAAGGGAGCTACCAGTCAATCCGAAGATAATGCAGAAGAATGGGGTGAGTTTTTGCATTTACCAggtaagaaattttttaattttgatgaaattagaCAAGAAATTGTTAGAGAAACTGAAAAGGTTACCGGTACCAATGTCGGTATTTCTTCCATTCCAATcaatttaagaatttattCGCCATATGTCTTGACTTTGACTTTGGTGGATTTACCAGGTTTGACTAAAGTGCCCGTTGGTGACCAACCTCCTGATATTGAGAAACAAATTAAGAATATGTTGttgaaatatatttctaAACCAAACGCCATCATCTTATCTGTTAATGCCGCTAATACTGATTTGGCTAATAGTGATGGGTTGAAGTTGGCAAGAGAAGTGGATCCTGAAGGTACCAGAACTATCGGTGTCTTGACTAAGGTTGATTTAATGGACCAAGGTACTGATGTTATTGATATTCTAGCGGGGAGAGTTATTCCATTGAGATATGGGTACATTCCAGTTATTAATAGAGGTcaaaaagatattgaaggTAAGAAAACCATTAGAAGTGCCTTAGAGGATGAAAAGagattttttgaagaacatCCATCTTATAGTTCCAAAGCTCATTATTGTGGTACTCCATATTTGGctaagaaattgaattctaTTTTATTACATCATATTAGACAAACTTTACCTGATATTAAGGCCAAGATTGAAAACacattaaagaaatatcaaaatgaattgataaGTCTTGGTCCAGAGACAATGGATTCATCCAATTCCATTGTTTTGAGTATGATTACAGATTTTTCGAATGAATACTCTGGAATTCTGGATGGTGAAGCTAAAGAATTAACAAGTCAAGAATTATCCGGTGGTGCTAGAATCTCATTTGTCTTTCATGAAGTCTTCAAGAATGGTGTGGATTCATTAGATCCATTTGATCAAATTAAGGATTCTGATATCAGAACTATCATGTACAATAGTTCAGGTTCGGCACcttctttgtttgttgGTACACAAGCTTTTGAAGTTCTGGTCAAGCaacaaattaaaagatttgaagaacCATCATTACGTTTAGTAAATTTAGTATTTGACGAATTGGTTCGTatattgaaacaaattATTACGCAACCTAAGTATGCGAGATACCCAGCATTAAGAGAAGCCATttctaatgaatttatcGATTTCTTGAAGGAATCTATGATTCCGACGAACAAATTTGTTACTGACATTATTGATGCAGAACAAACGTATATTAATACAGCACATCCtgatttattgaaaggTTCTCGTGCCATGGCTATGGTAGAGGAGAGATTACATCCACCTCGTCAAATTGCCTTGGATCCTAAAACTGGGAAACCATTACcacagcaacagcaacaacaacaaaatcCTTCCAATGACGTCCTTGTTAGTGAGGATAAGAATGGGTTCTTTGGTGGTTTCTTCACAACtaaaaacaagaagaaattggcGGCTTTGGAATCACCTCCACCTGTCTTAAAAGCCACTGGCCAAATGACCGAGAGAGAAACTACGGAAACCGAAGTTATTAAGCTGTTGATTGAAAGTTACTTCGGTATTGTCAAGAGAACGGTGGCCGATATCATTCCTAAGGCATTGATGCTAAAATTGATTGTCAAGAGTAGAACAGATATTCAAAAAGTTTTGTTAGAGAAATTGTACAGTAGCGGTCAATTGAAGGATTTGACTAAGGAAAATGAACTAACCATtcaaagaaggaaagaatgTAACAGAATGGTGGATATTCTAAGAAATGCCAGTGAGATTGTCTCATCTGTCTAG
- the OSH6 gene encoding oxysterol-binding protein OSH6 (ancestral locus Anc_2.513) encodes MGLEKLIVPGKSLKSQSSSSIDKATSSIHSRSSSSFNNDTPLDTDDIDEDDESGQSILLNIISQLKPGCDLSRITLPTFILEKKSMLERITNSLQFPDILMDAHSDPDELQRFIKVVKFYLAGWHIAPKAVKKPLNPVLGEHFTCYWDLPNKQQAFYVAEQTRHHPPESAYFYMIPESSIRIDGIVVPKSRFLGNSSAAMMDGLTVLKFLDIKDSTGKEPCEKYTLTQPNMYARGILFGKMRFELGDHMLIKGPRYTVDILFKTKGFISGSYDHIEGNIKDRNGKDLYTISGKWNDIMYIKDLSDPKNKKTVFFDTHKNKTFKPKVRPIEEQGQYESRRLWKKVTDALAKRDHEVATEEKFKIEDYQRELAKKRLEDDVEFHPKLFRKVEPGQDLNFYIYKHIPSGRDYEKQIKSILEVAPILPGQAFTSNFEKPGYKKYEMEEKAKEHQLAMKH; translated from the coding sequence ATGGGCCTTGAGAAATTGATTGTTCCAGGAAAAAGCTTGAAAAGTCAAAGCTCCTCAAGCATTGACAAAGCCACCTCTTCCATTCATTCAAgatcttcatcctcatttAACAATGACACTCCACTAGATACAGATGATatagatgaagatgatgaatcaGGACAGAGTATTCttcttaatattatttctcAATTGAAACCAGGATGCGACTTATCAAGAATTACGCTACCAACATTTATCCTAGAGAAAAAATCTATGTTAGAAAGAATTACGAACTCTTTACAATTTCCTGATATTTTAATGGATGCTCATTCCGATCCTGATGAATTACAAAGGTTTATTAAAGTTGTTAAGTTCTACCTTGCAGGCTGGCACATTGCACCAAAGGCAGTGAAAAAACCTTTGAATCCAGTGCTGGGAGAACATTTCACCTGTTATTGGGATTTACCAAATAAGCAACAAGCATTCTATGTAGCAGAGCAAACAAGACACCACCCTCCGGAATCTGCCTATTTTTACATGATTCCTGAATCGTCCATCCGAATTGATGGTATTGTGGTTCCTAAGTCAAGATTTTTAGGTAACTCAAGCGCAGCAATGATGGATGGATTAActgttttaaaatttctaGATATTAAGGATTCTACTGGGAAAGAACCTTGTGAAAAATACACTTTAACTCAACCTAATATGTATGCAAGGGGTATACTGTTTGGGAAGATGAGATTTGAACTTGGGGATCATATGCTTATAAAGGGACCTAGGTACACTGTGgatattttgttcaaaaCGAAGGGCTTCATTTCAGGATCCTATGACCATATAGAAGGTAACATAAAGGACCGAAATGGCAAAGACTTATATACAATTTCAGGGAAATGGAACGATATCATGtatattaaagatttgAGTGATCctaagaataaaaaaacaGTATTTTTTGATACTCATAAGAATAAAACCTTTAAGCCTAAAGTTCGTCCAATCGAGGAGCAAGGACAATATGAATCACGGAGACTTTGGAAGAAGGTCACTGATGCATTGGCTAAACGTGATCATGAAGTGGCCACGGAGGAGAAATTCAAGATTGAAGATTATCAAAGAGAACTTGCAAAGAAGCGCTTGGAGGACGATGTGGAGTTTCATCCAAAACTTTTTAGAAAGGTAGAACCTGGACAAGATTTAAATTTCTATATTTACAAACATATTCCAAGTGGACGTGACTATGAGAAGCAAATAAAATCTATATTAGAAGTTGCACCAATTTTACCAGGTCAGGCATTTACCAGTAATTTCGAAAAACCTGGATATAAGAAATATGAAATGGAGGAAAAGGCAAAGGAGCACCAGCTTGCTATGAAACATTGA
- the MET14 gene encoding adenylyl-sulfate kinase (ancestral locus Anc_2.510) has translation MATNITWHPNLSYDERKTLRKQAGCTVWFTGLSASGKSTIACALEQLLLQKGLSAYRLDGDNIRFGLNKDLGFSEKDRNENIRRISEVSKLFADSCTISLTSFISPYRADRDRARELHKEAGLKFIEVFVDVPLDVAEQRDPKGLYKKAREGVIKDFTGISAPYEAPESPELHLRTDTKTIEECAAIIYEYLITEKIIRKEA, from the coding sequence atggcTACTAATATTACTTGGCATCCAAATCTAAGTTACGACGAACGTAAAACCCTAAGGAAACAAGCCGGTTGTACCGTGTGGTTCACCGGGTTGAGTGCTTCCGGTAAGAGTACCATTGCATGTGCTCTAGAACAATTATTACTACAAAAGGGTTTGTCAGCCTACAGATTGGATGGTGACAATATCAGATTTGGTTTGAATAAAGATCTTGGTTTTTCTGAGAAGGACCGTAATGAAAACATTCGTAGAATCAGTGAAGTTTCTAAATTATTTGCTGATTCATGTACCATCTCATTGACTTCCTTCATTTCCCCATACAGGGCTGATAGAGATAGAGCTCGTGAACTTCATAAGGAAGCTGGTTTgaaattcattgaagtCTTTGTCGATGTTCCATTGGATGTCGCAGAACAAAGAGATCCAAAGGGTCTGTATAAGAAGGCTAGAGAAGGTGTTATTAAGGATTTCACCGGTATTTCTGCCCCATATGAAGCTCCAGAATCTCCAGAATTGCATCTAAGAACTGATACTAAgacaattgaagaatgtGCTGCTATTATTTACGAGTATTTAATTACAGAAAAAATCATTCGTAAAGAGGCATAA
- the ECM9 gene encoding Ecm9p (ancestral locus Anc_2.514) encodes MSCSRCLEESFHRKKGELYHLCLIISMEESTGLCKELFDYLTAEYPHDNCKLSFEPDQQGVKTPFFIDKNESQAELVCFKSTFVKIFKGVHKEFTELVTSSTDLDNCCKIDDMEIYYMTVGLFLTTTENKTVFNLHQSILIKIIRNFKVRGGNEKELYRFLEKELRMVQRLLTSTNNKLNKSSSMWLLYKKLYILILELFPENKLDYLDACFKAARLHPANYYCWNTIRWFFDNIPKEKKLELFTKVKKFCFQRGSDCSSWDTLSYIVCQRNRKIDHNRNEYRRISKMFEEILPGRDPVKVDNSFPEFSVSHTFQGIIEMIELLRLDKWPPYLCLLNLLKTFPEIDRSWLFQKWTEELRVFEEEFGHLYFEYDKPLVPEKYADNLLLSRDIKYFGFKRSVMNYF; translated from the coding sequence ATGTCATGTAGCAGATGTCTAGAAGAGTCCTTTCATAGAAAGAAAGGTGAATTATACCATTTATGCCTAATAATAAGTATGGAAGAAAGTACTGGATTATGCAAAGAACTATTTGACTACCTTACAGCGGAATATCCTCATGACAATTGCAAGTTGTCATTTGAACCGGATCAACAGGGTGTTAAGACTCCTTTTTTCATTGATAAGAATGAATCCCAGGCTGAGTTGGtttgtttcaaatcaacatttgtaaaaatattcaaaggGGTCCATAAGGAATTTACAGAGCTGGTTACCTCGAGCACTGATCTGGACAATTGCTGTAAGATCGATGACATGGAGATTTATTATATGACCGTTGGTTTATTCCTTACCACAACAGAAAACAAAACCGTATTTAATCTCCATCAATCCAtcttaataaaaattatcaGAAACTTTAAAGTGAGAGGGGGAAATGAAAAGGAACTTTATCGATTCttagaaaaggaattaAGGATGGTCCAACGACTTCTGACCTCCACAAacaataaattgaataaatctTCTTCGATGTGGTTACTatacaagaaattatatattctgATTTTGGAACTGTTCCCTGAAAATAAACTTGATTATTTGGATGCATGCTTTAAAGCGGCTCGTTTACATCCTGCTAATTATTACTGCTGGAATACGATAAGATGGttctttgataatatcCCCAAGgagaaaaaattggaacTCTTTACCAAAGTTAAGAAATTTTGCTTTCAAAGAGGATCCGACTGTTCTTCCTGGGATACTCTCTCATATATTGTCTGCCAACGAAATCGGAAAATAGATCACAACAGAAATGAATACAGGAGAATATCGAAAatgtttgaagaaatattacCCGGCAGAGATCCTGTTAAGGTTGATAACTCTTTTCCAGAATTTAGTGTTTCTCATACGTTTCAGGGCATAATAGAAATGATAGAGTTATTAAGGTTAGATAAATGGCCACCATATTTGTGCTTATTGAACCTTTTAAAGACGTTCCCCGAAATTGACCGAAGCTGGTTATTCCAAAAATGGACGGAAGAACTTCGGGTGTTTGAAGAGGAATTTGGTCACCTTTACTTTGAATATGACAAGCCTTTGGTACCAGAAAAGTATGCAGATAATCTCTTGCTATCTCgagatattaaatattttggtttCAAGAGATCTGTCATGAATTACTTTTAA
- the MEH1 gene encoding Meh1p (ancestral locus Anc_2.517), translated as MGAILSCCKGHTDEEDPLLRNPQDRYGGTMNGDDPQMTDGYSEALRLKQEEKKAARDKELKQIVTDTNDKLIDISMINNSGIVLESNDSDWFKKAVIADEGEATDNQLQQSTTEQATTDTILSQEIGSTYKALDPEEHLTAADKQRLQTTLRAVIKEIEDQVHIDVPGELTVTI; from the coding sequence ATGGGTGCTATACTGAGTTGCTGTAAGGGACATACTGATGAAGAGGACCCATTGTTAAGAAACCCGCAGGATAGATATGGTGGTACTATGAACGGCGATGATCCACAAATGACTGATGGGTATAGTGAAGCCCTCCGATTGaaacaagaagagaagaaagcCGCTAGAGATAAGGAATTGAAACAGATTGTTACAGATACTAATGATAAACTGATCGATATCTCTATGATCAACAATAGTGGTATTGTTTTAGAAAGTAACGATTCAGACTGGTTCAAAAAGGCAGTGATAGCTGATGAAGGAGAGGCGACAGACAACCAATTGCAACAATCTACTACAGAACAGGCTACCACAGATACAATTTTAAGTCAAGAGATCGGTTCCACGTATAAAGCGCTGGATCCAGAAGAACATCTTACCGCGGCTGATAAACAGAGATTGCAGACCACGCTGAGAGCTGTGATTAAGGAGATTGAGGATCAAGTACATATAGACGTTCCAGGAGAACTCACAGTGACCATATAA
- the MRPL13 gene encoding mitochondrial 54S ribosomal protein mL50 MRPL13 (ancestral locus Anc_2.516), which produces MFIVRRTPRTIVSHTKYVSQFHTTGSALNIMDWFRSNKKKEQLMETVASATKEGVVASKDKLELIPENFIGRKKNRKRAKGTAIPFNEIPFNSWLSKQKVSKEEKLDLILKESLESAGMEGDTLDLEFPDLIKKFQFTKMLQAKTGYLIPDFQLTVLAKPSDFKTYFIDEILSGKLARFNEAEPNAIHLTKESYDAPNIYLENTIEERDISGKQQRKKFNTILKQMHDLDEVKTETLIENARRADGASQ; this is translated from the coding sequence ATGTTCATTGTAAGGAGGACACCACGTACCATTGTGTCTCACACCAAATATGTGTCACAATTTCATACTACCGGTTCTGCTTTGAATATCATGGATTGGTTTCGTTCCAATAAAAAGAAGGAACAGTTAATGGAGACAGTGGCGTCTGCTACTAAGGAAGGAGTTGTTGCCAGCAAGGATAAGTTGGAATTAATACCAGAAAACTTTATAGGTCGGAAGAAGAACAGAAAGAGAGCTAAAGGTACGGCCATAccatttaatgaaattccCTTTAATTCATGGTTGAGTAAACAGAAAgtttccaaagaagagaaacttgatttgattttgaaagaatcaTTGGAGTCAGCTGGGATGGAGGGAGATACGCTGGATCTGGAATTCCctgatttaataaagaagTTCCAATTTACAAAGATGTTACAGGCAAAGACAGGTTATTTGATTCCCGATTTCCAACTCACTGTGCTAGCTAAACCTTCTGATTTTAAGACATACTTTATTGATGAGATTCTCTCAGGTAAACTGGCTAGATTCAACGAGGCAGAACCAAATGCTATCCACTTAACTAAAGAAAGTTATGATGCTCCTAATATTTACCTAGAAAATactattgaagaaagagataTTTCTGGTAAAcaacaaaggaaaaagTTCAATACTATTCTGAAACAAATGCATGACTTAGACGAAGTTAAGACTGAAACGTTGATAGAGAATGCTAGACGTGCAGATGGTGCCAGCCAATAG
- the PAP1 gene encoding polynucleotide adenylyltransferase PAP1 (ancestral locus Anc_2.512) — MNYQKVYGITGPVSVAGPTAPENKLNDELIQELKKENSFETEQETANRVKVLETLQMLTEKFVFQVSKNKNMSDGMAKDAGGKIFTYGSYRLGVHGPGSDIDTLVVVPKHVTREDFFTVFDALLRERDELDEIAPVPDAFVPIIKMKFSGISIDLICARLDIAQVPLNLTLSDKNLLRNLDEKDLRALNGTRVTDEILELVPKPNVFRIALRAIKLWAQRRAIYANIFGFPGGVAWAMLVARICQLYPNACSAVILNRFFKILSEWKWPQPVVLKPIEDGPLQVRVWNPKIYAQDRSHRMPVITPAYPSMCATHNITESTKKVILEEFARGIQVTNDIFSNKGTWADLFQKHDFFYKYKFYLTITVSTKGSDEEHLKWSGLVESKTRLLVLKLEALAGIKLAHPFTKPFESSYCYDTEEDYKNILNNYGSHKTEGQLEKYVKVTDDNKDDETIKDQKQVHITTMYIGLSVNVTEKKEKIDIHVPCTEFFNLCRNFSEEYQKSDTFALSIRYVKLYDISDEVYDEGEARPKKKKSKNKKRKDENEADISKRPRSDTAASVHEENSSSVPALEQSTKPITPVT, encoded by the coding sequence ATGAATTACCAAAAAGTATACGGTATCACTGGTCCTGTCTCGGTGGCAGGTCCCACAGCACCTGAGAACAAATTAAACgatgaattaattcaagagttgaagaaggaaaacTCCTTCGAAACGGAACAGGAAACCGCCAATAGGGTTAAAGTGTTAGAGACCCTTCAAATGCttactgaaaaatttgtgTTCCAAGTGTCGAAGAATAAGAATATGTCTGATGGGATGGCGAAGGATGCTGGTGGCAAAATATTTACCTATGGTTCGTATAGATTAGGTGTCCATGGCCCTGGGAGTGATATAGATACGTTGGTGGTAGTTCCCAAACATGTTACAAGAGAAGATTTTTTTACTGTTTTTGATGCTCTGTTGAGAGAAAGagatgaattagatgaaatTGCACCAGTTCCAGATGCTTTTGTACCGATCATTAAGATGAAATTCAGCGGAATTTCTattgatttaatttgtGCCAGATTAGACATTGCACAGGTACCCTTGAACTTGACATTGAGTGATAAGAATTTGTTGAGAAATTTGGATGAGAAGGATTTAAGAGCTCTTAATGGGACGAGAGTCACAGATGAGATTTTGGAGTTAGTCCCGAAACCAAATGTATTTAGAATAGCATTGAGAGCCATCAAATTGTGGGCTCAAAGGAGAGCTATTTATGCAAACATTTTTGGGTTCCCTGGTGGTGTTGCATGGGCCATGTTAGTGGCAAGAATTTGTCAATTATATCCAAATGCATGTAGTGCTGTGATTCTTAACAGATTCTTTAAGATTCTTTCGGAATGGAAATGGCCACAACCAGTGGTACTAAAACCAATTGAAGATGGTCCACTACAAGTCCGTGTTTGGAATCCCAAAATTTATGCTCAAGATAGATCACATAGAATGCCCGTCATCACTCCAGCATACCCTTCAATGTGTGCAACACATAATATAACAGAATCCACCAAGAAAGTTATTCTAGAGGAATTTGCAAGAGGTATTCAAGTGACAAATGATATCTTTTCAAACAAGGGAACTTGGGCAGATCTTTTCCAGAAACATGATTTCTTCTACAAATATAAATTCTACTTAACCATTACGGTCTCAACAAAGGGTTCAGACGAAGAACATTTAAAATGGAGTGGGCTTGTAGAAAGTAAGACAAGATTGTTGGTGTTGAAATTGGAAGCCCTAGCCGGCATTAAATTAGCGCATCCATTCACAAAACCATTTGAAAGCTCATATTGTTATGAcactgaagaagattataagaatattttaaataattatggCTCTCACAAGACGGAGGGTCAACTGGAGAAATACGTGAAGGTGACTGATGACAACAAAGACGATGAAACAATAAAGGACCAAAAACAAGTTCATATTACGACAATGTATATTGGTTTAAGCGTAAACGTAACTgagaagaaggagaagataGACATACACGTACCCTGCACagaattcttcaatctcTGTCGTAACTTTAGTgaagaatatcaaaaatCAGACACTTTTGCATTATCTATAAGGTATGTGAAGCTATACGACATATCTGATGAAGTGTACGATGAAGGTGAAGCTAGACccaagaaaaagaaatctaagaacaagaaaagaaaggaTGAGAATGAAGCTGATATTTCTAAGAGGCCCAGGTCAGATACAGCGGCCTCTGTTCATGAGGAGAATAGTTCATCTGTTCCCGCCCTTGAACAGTCGACGAAACCCATAACACCCGTCACCTAA
- the NCAS0A04930 gene encoding uncharacterized protein (ancestral locus Anc_2.515) has protein sequence MRSTSRKKKQTPQSRSMMISFPTWIVLGLTLTSVIAQSTEVITTSDTASDIDLCPRFHEGNIPPFLSSCDSKINECISNNFVKQFDFCQACVAVDSTDLKDVNNCLCVQCGLKALVDDCFKDHCTDKSQLVTLNRLLDGFSTKRPKFNVAEMPTVENPPLGYFDSEDGTGKYRNLLSFERKSLVQTIVYLLQPIDETSTDVDAQFWWKKRNNRKHKDEEKDNSGDDPGIEEGFKPPLIYTTTDTYTTYIPKEKTYTTWKPKTIETTVIIDQCEGKRSVTTIADTLYITDYDTIYTTDYDVSTTTEYNTKYIKKLKTKYLHDYVTFTETDFDLITKTKYKHDFITTTETEIEPSTRIIKVGKTTKTVSVPATVTQTKTNTETKYKFELKRKVKVTTSTTVKIESKTATITTIKTKKRWIPRTTTVTAVSLATTTVNGMPLVPMLSGIKFGLYDASENELGEQRSQPLEKRYPNEKVEPTMTEYMSLYATVTEPRSKKTYSFTDFYSTPQVVRNNDRYQTNFSIPPDSTSSASKLSSQLMVYTFFTVSLLSLSLMGMVIIPESHLQQTYDQPKSSLEVTNLNEEAAKTTFHRLQENETNEEMAIILSVD, from the coding sequence ATGAGATCCACTTCcagaaagaaaaaacaaacTCCCCAATCCAGATCAATGATGATTAGTTTTCCAACTTGGATAGTGTTAGGTCTTACCTTGACCAGTGTTATTGCCCAATCTACTGAAGTTATTACAACTTCAGATACAGCTTCAGATATAGATTTGTGTCCACGTTTCCATGAGGGAAACATACCACCTTTCTTATCAAGTTGTGATTCCAAGATTAATGAATGTATCTCTAATAACTTTGTTAAACAGTTCGATTTTTGTCAAGCTTGTGTTGCCGTTGATAGTACAGATTTGAAGGATGTTAATAATTGTCTTTGTGTTCAATGTGGATTAAAGGCATTGGTTGATGATTGTTTTAAAGATCATTGCACGGATAAATCACAACTGGTAACCTTGAACAGATTGTTAGATGGGTTCTCAACCAAACGTCCAAAATTTAACGTTGCTGAAATGCCCACTGTGGAAAATCCGCCTTTAGGTTATTTTGATTCAGAAGACGGTACTGGTAAATACAGAAATCTTCTCTCgtttgaaagaaaatcaTTGGTACAAACTATTGTTTATCTGTTACAACCAATCGATGAGACTAGTACAGATGTTGATGCCCAATTTTGGTGGAAAAAAAGGAACAATAGAAAACACAAAGATGAGGAAAAAGATAATAGTGGGGATGATCCTGGTATTGAGGAAGGGTTTAAACCACCTCTCATTTACACCACGACAGATACATATACTACATATATTCCTAAGGAGAAGACATATACTACTTGGAAACCAAAAACTATCGAGACCACAGTTATCATTGATCAATGCGAGGGGAAGAGGTCAGTGACTACTATTGCGGACACTCTTTACATTACTGATTATGACACAATCTACACTACCGACTATGATGTATCTACTACTACCGAATATAAtacaaaatatattaaaaaacTAAAAACCAAGTATCTCCATGATTATGTTACTTTCACAGAAACagattttgatttaattacgaaaacaaaatataaaCATGATTTTATTACTACTACAGAAACTGAAATTGAACCCAGCACAAGGATTATTAAAGTTGGTAAAACGACAAAAACCGTTTCAGTGCCCGCAACTGTAACTCAAACTAAAACAAACACAGAAACGAAATATAAATTCGAATTAAAACGTAAAGTGAAGGTGACAACATCCACCACGGtcaaaattgaatcaaaaACAGCCACAATAACCACCATAAAGACCAAAAAAAGATGGATCCCAAGGACCACTACGGTGACAGCAGTGTCTTTAGCTACAACTACAGTAAACGGTATGCCATTGGTACCTATGCTTTCTGGAATTAAATTTGGACTTTATGATGCATCCGAGAACGAACTGGGAGAACAAAGAAGTCAGCCTTTAGAGAAGAGATATCCTAATGAAAAAGTTGAACCTACAATGACAGAATATATGTCCCTGTACGCAACAGTCACTGAGCCAAGAAGTAAAAAAACATATTCTTTTACGGACTTTTATTCTACTCCTCAGGTTGTAAGGAATAATGACAGGTATCAGACAAATTTCTCTATTCCTCCGGACTCTACCTCTTCTGCGTCAAAGCTAAGTTCTCAACTTATGGTTTATACATTTTTCACCGTAAGCTTGCTGAGTTTGTCATTAATGGGAATGGTCATTATTCCAGAATCCCATTTACAACAAACCTACGATCAACCCAAGAGTTCATTAGAGGTGACAAATCTAAATGAAGAAGCAGCGAAGACTACATTTCACAGACTACAAGAGAATGAAactaatgaagaaatggcCATAATCTTAAGTGTTGATTAA